A window of Deltaproteobacteria bacterium contains these coding sequences:
- a CDS encoding peroxiredoxin codes for MPEPRDSCVEPAGGPIGVPEEQTLTSQIRDQLISEEVIMTAQVGKAAPDFEAVAFVDGGFKNLKLSDYKGQWVVLCFYPGDFTFVUPTELAAVAAKYDEIKALGVQVLAMSVDSRFSHKIWQEEELSRMVEGGVPYPILSDAGGKIGRVYGVYDDEAGVNVRGRFLIDPDGIIQAMEVLTPPVGRNVMELIRQVQAFKHVRETGEVTPSGWQPGRPTLTPGPNLVGKVWQEWKPDMAFD; via the coding sequence ATGCCTGAGCCACGAGATTCATGTGTTGAACCTGCGGGGGGGCCAATCGGCGTCCCGGAAGAACAGACGCTTACATCTCAAATCCGAGATCAGCTTATATCAGAGGAGGTTATTATGACAGCGCAGGTTGGGAAAGCGGCGCCGGATTTTGAGGCGGTTGCCTTTGTGGACGGAGGATTTAAAAATCTAAAGCTTTCGGATTACAAGGGACAGTGGGTGGTCTTATGCTTCTACCCCGGTGATTTCACCTTTGTCTGACCAACGGAATTGGCGGCGGTCGCCGCTAAATACGATGAGATCAAGGCTCTGGGCGTTCAGGTTTTAGCCATGAGCGTGGACAGCCGGTTTTCTCACAAGATCTGGCAGGAAGAGGAGCTGTCCAGGATGGTCGAAGGGGGCGTGCCTTACCCCATCCTTTCGGACGCCGGTGGTAAAATCGGGCGTGTATATGGCGTTTATGACGATGAGGCCGGAGTTAACGTTCGGGGCCGGTTTCTTATTGACCCTGACGGCATTATTCAGGCCATGGAGGTCCTGACGCCGCCGGTGGGCCGCAATGTCATGGAACTCATCCGGCAGGTGCAGGCTTTTAAGCACGTTCGCGAGACCGGAGAGGTCACCCCTTCCGGCTGGCAGCCAGGCAGGCCAACCCTGACGCCAGGGCCGAATCTGGTCGGGAAGGTCTGGCAGGAATGGAAACCGGACATGGCTTTTGATTAG